In Halanaerobiales bacterium, a single window of DNA contains:
- a CDS encoding TetR/AcrR family transcriptional regulator — MSKRLSRSERRSEILNKSLEIISEKGFYNLTIRNIAAEINISEAAVYRHFKNKKEIVSMLAEEFFSYDKEINNLNKEKKSFEKLREIILFQLKLFSENPLMTAITFQEEIFREYPEIWSKFNSHREKREELIK; from the coding sequence TTGTCAAAAAGACTGAGTAGATCAGAAAGAAGAAGTGAAATTCTAAATAAATCTTTAGAAATTATTTCTGAAAAAGGATTTTACAATTTAACTATAAGAAATATAGCTGCTGAAATAAATATTTCTGAAGCTGCAGTGTACAGACATTTTAAAAACAAAAAAGAAATTGTTTCTATGTTAGCAGAAGAATTCTTTAGTTATGATAAAGAAATTAATAATCTAAATAAAGAAAAAAAATCTTTTGAAAAACTAAGAGAAATTATTTTGTTTCAATTGAAATTATTTTCCGAAAATCCATTAATGACTGCTATTACTTTTCAGGAAGAAATATTTAGAGAATATCCAGAAATTTGGAGTAAATTTAATAGTCATCGTGAAAAAAGAGAAGAACTTATTAAA